A portion of the Homalodisca vitripennis isolate AUS2020 chromosome 2, UT_GWSS_2.1, whole genome shotgun sequence genome contains these proteins:
- the LOC124355604 gene encoding endosome-associated-trafficking regulator 1 has product MQLEVITSLNKKYVCKSKEEVAVPGRSLLSLVICLFTGSSSSNDHPRREENPFSFKHFLNRDVSGGARPKVFPSKSPSTPRLIANPELTSGLPDFVQDHLVIEQCYLNQPSQPLSVDMNNLVEFGLEASNDGWNPSRTGDLPFDLTATRHERPESPVLPLDLPEGLPFDLPATGGEVGASTSLPDFLSDGPIHSGRRNDAGQPPSEPTSPHIPPPHSHAQALQMENDRLRRDQETLRRQLSDQIRRNESLESELRILRSRDHDDAASLENMVRQVEDNLSRAVKRAETAEMKAAKLKQEVKLLTLEVNELRGVSGPSDRSSDHRLASELRAAVSSAEHSLRQMLSGVDTLRMIASTLENRHRFDEQPEFCEPENRDDSGPAL; this is encoded by the exons ATGCAATTGGAGGTGATCACAAGTCTTAATAAAAAGTATGTGTGCAAAAGCAAGGAAGAAGTTGCTGTACCGGGGAGGTCCTTGCTGAGCTTAGTTATATGTCTTTTTACAG GTTCAAGCTCTAGCAATGACCACCCTCGTCGGGAAGAAAACCCGTTCTCTTTCAAACACTTCTTGAACAGAGATGTGTCAGGAGGGGCACGCCCGAAAGTGTTCCCCTCTAAATCCCCTTCTACCCCTCGCCTCATCGCCAATCCCGAGCTTACCTCGGGCCTGCCGGACTTTGTCCAAGACCATCTCGTCATCGAGCAGTGTTACCTGAACCAGCCTTCCCAGCCATTGTCTGTGGATATGAACAATTTGGTGGAGTTTGGATTGGA AGCGTCAAATGATGGCTGGAACCCTAGTCGGACAGGGGACTTACCATTTGATCTGACAGCTACTAGACATGAACGACCAGAGTCACCTGTCCTACCACTAGACTTACCAGAGGGTCTGCCTTTCGACCTGCCTGCCACCGGAGGCGAGGTGGGGGCCTCCACCAGCCTGCCCGACTTTCTGTCTGATGGGCCGATTCATAGTGGACGGCGGAACGATGCAGGACAGCCACCCTCCGAGCCTACCAGCCCCCACATCCCTCCTCCTCACTCACACGCACAAGCA CTGCAGATGGAGAATGACAGGTTACGAAGGGACCAAGAAACGCTTCGGAGACAACTTTCAGATCAAATCAGGAG GAACGAGTCATTGGAGTCAGAGTTGAGGATACTGCGTAGTCGAGACCACGACGATGCAGCCAGCCTCGAGAACATGGTGCGGCAAGTTGAGGACAACTTATCTCGTGCAGTT AAAAGAGCAGAGACTGCAGAAATGAAAGCAGCTAAACTGAAGCAAGAAGTTAAACTTCTTACG CTGGAAGTAAACGAGCTACGTGGGGTGAGTGGACCGAGCGATCGTTCGAGCGACCACAGGTTAGCTTCCGAGCTGAGGGCGGCTGTGTCAAGTGCTGAGCACTCTCTCAG GCAAATGCTGAGTGGAGTGGACACTCTGAGGATGATCGCCTCCACTCTGGAGAACAGGCACCGGTTCGATGAGCAACCAGAGTTCTGTGAACCAGAGAACAGGGATGACTCTGGACCTGCTCTCTAG